From the genome of Eucalyptus grandis isolate ANBG69807.140 chromosome 2, ASM1654582v1, whole genome shotgun sequence, one region includes:
- the LOC104433002 gene encoding non-functional NADPH-dependent codeinone reductase 2, producing the protein MANVIVPATQVNTNGKAIPLLGFGTAEFPFGSNDNVKEHILHAIQLGYRRFDSASIYLSEQPLGEAVADALKLGLINSREELFIATKLWCGDAHGDRVVPALQRSLKNLGLQFVDLYLVHLPVSLKAGECEFPVKKEDLLPFDYESVWKAMEECQKLGLTKSIGVTNFSCKKLEKLLSIAEIPPAVNQVEMNPLWQQQKLRKFCKEKGVHITAFSPLGAKGTFWGTNRVMECEVLQEIAKGKGKTHAQVCLRWVYEQGVSVLVKSFNKERMKENLDIFDWSLSLEELNKISQIPQKKGFVGLEIVSPNGPYKSPEELWDEEI; encoded by the exons ATGGCCAATGTTATTGTTCCTGCGACTCAGGTCAACACAAACGGCAAAGCGATCCCGCTTCTTGGCTTTGGAACAGCCGAGTTCCCGTTTGGCTCCAATGACAACGTAAAGGAACACATTCTCCATGCGATCCAATTGGGCTACCGGCGCTTTGACTCGGCCTCAATTTACCTGTCTGAGCAGCCCCTTGGAGAAGCCGTGGCTGATGCCCTCAAGCTCGGCCTCATAAACTCACGTGAGGAGCTGTTCATCGCCACGAAGCTCTGGTGTGGTGACGCGCATGGTGACCGCGTTGTCCCTGCGCTTCAGAGATCCCTCAA GAATCTTGGGCTCCAATTCGTGGACCTGTATCTTGTGCATCTTCCGGTGAGCTTGAAGGCAGGGGAGTGTGAATTTCCGGTGAAGAAGGAGGATCTGCTTCCGTTTGATTACGAAAGTGTGTGGAAGGCCATGGAAGAGTGTCAGAAGCTGGGCTTGACCAAAAGCATAGGAGTGACCAATTTCTCATGCAAAAAGCTGGAGAAGTTGCTGAGCATTGCTGAGATTCCTCCTGCTGTCAACCAA GTGGAGATGAACCCTTTGTGGCAACAACAAAAGCTAAGGAAATTCTGCAAGGAAAAGGGAGTACACATTACCGCCTTCTCTCCGTTAGGCGCCAAAGGAACTTTTTGGGGGACCAATAGAGTGATGGAATGCGAGGTGCTACAAGAGATTGCCAAAGGCAAAGGGAAGACGCATGCCCAG GTTTGTTTAAGGTGGGTGTATGAACAAGGAGTCAGCGTGCTGGTGAAAAGCTTCAACAAAGAGAGGATGAAAGAGAACCTTGACATATTCGACTGGAGCTTGAGCCTTGAAGAATTgaacaaaattagtcaaattccACAAAAGAAAGGATTTGTCGGACTTGAAATAGTATCCCCAAATGGTCCTTACAAGTCTCCTGAAGAGCTTTGGGATGAGGAGATTTAA
- the LOC104433003 gene encoding non-functional NADPH-dependent codeinone reductase 2, with the protein MANVTIPETTLNTSGKPIPLLGFGTAEFPFGSSDNVKEHLLQAIQLGYRHFDSASIYLSEQPLGEAMADALEVGLLNSRDELFITTKLWCSDAHGDRVVPALQRSLKNLRLEYVDLYLVHFPLSSKPGECEIPVKEDLLQFDYEGVWKAMEECQKQGLAKNIGVSNFSSKKLEKLLSIAEIAPAVNQVEMNPLWQQQKLREFCKEKGIHITAYSPLGAKGTLWGTNRVMEAEVLQEIGKAKGRTLAQVCLRWAYEQGVSVLVKSFNKERMKENLDIFDWSLSLEELNKISQISQKKGYAGLQFVSPNGPYRSPEEFWDEEI; encoded by the exons ATGGCCAATGTTACTATTCCAGAGACTACGCTCAACACAAGCGGCAAACCGATCCCGCTTCTTGGCTTCGGAACAGCCGAGTTCCCGTTTGGCTCCTCTGACAACGTGAAGGAACACCTTCTCCAAGCGATCCAATTGGGTTACCGGCACTTCGACTCAGCCTCGATTTACCTGTCCGAGCAGCCCCTTGGAGAAGCCATGGCCGATGCTCTCGAGGTCGGCCTCCTAAACTCGAGGGACGAGCTGTTCATCACCACGAAGCTCTGGTGCAGCGATGCGCATGGCGACCGCGTTGTCCCTGCGCTCCAGAGATCCCTCAA GAATCTCAGGCTCGAGTATGTGGACCTGTATCTGGTACATTTTCCGTTGAGCTCGAAGCCAGGAGAGTGTGAGATTCCAGTGAAGGAGGATCTGCTTCAGTTTGATTATGAGGGTGTGTGGAAAGCCATGGAAGAGTGCCAGAAGCAGGGCCTGGCCAAAAACATAGGAGTGAGcaatttttcaagcaaaaagcTTGAGAAGTTACTGAGCATCGCTGAGATTGCTCCCGCAGTCAACCAA GTGGAGATGAACCCTCTGTGGCAGCAACAAAAGCTAAGAGAATTTTGCAAGGAAAAGGGAATACACATCACTGCTTACTCTCCTCTAGGTGCCAAAGGAACACTTTGGGGGACCAACAGAGTGATGGAAGCCGAGGTGCTCCAAGAGATTGGCAAAGCCAAAGGAAGGACACTTGCCCAG GTTTGTTTAAGGTGGGCATATGAACAAGGAGTTAGTGTGCTAGTGAAAAGCTTCAACAAAGAGAGGATGAAAGAGAACCTCGACATATTCGACTGGAGCTTGAGCCTTGAAGAATTgaacaaaattagtcaaatttcacaaaagaaaGGATACGCCGGACTTCAATTTGTGTCCCCAAATGGTCCTTACAGGTCACCTGAAGAGTTCTGGGACGAGGAGATTTGA